From a single Epinephelus fuscoguttatus linkage group LG18, E.fuscoguttatus.final_Chr_v1 genomic region:
- the oaz1b gene encoding LOW QUALITY PROTEIN: ornithine decarboxylase antizyme 1b (The sequence of the model RefSeq protein was modified relative to this genomic sequence to represent the inferred CDS: deleted 1 base in 1 codon), translated as MVKSNLQRILNSHCFAREKEGKPQSLTTMADLSNGICDMIGNLSLHCSSTRSPGPLWCSDAPLPPLKIPGGRGNGTRDHTPSARPLHSDRKLTVTEEPAGNGRPGILHFQSRPTVTKTIQWDAVLSSSALYVEIPLDPLPEGSKESFAALLEYAEEHLKVVSVFVCFYKNRDDRAKLVRTFSFLGFEIVKPGHALVPPRPDVFFMAYNFDRDSSDEE; from the exons ATGGTAAAATCCAACCTCCAGCGGATCCTGAACAGTCATTGCTTTGCTCGCGAGAAAGAAGGAAAACCACAGTCTTTAACTACCATGGCGGATTTGAGTAACGGTATCTGTGACATGATTGGGAA CCTGTCCCTGCACTGTAGTAGTACCCGCAGCCCGGGGCCTCTGTGGTGCTCC GATGCCCCTCTCCCACCCCTGAAGATCCCAGGTGGGCGAGGGAATGGCACACGGGATCACACTCCTTCAGCTCGGCCACTCCACTCA GATCGTAAGTTGACTGTAACGGAGGAGCCAGCAGGGAATGGTCGCCCTGGGATACTCCACTTCCAAAGTCGTCCCACCGTTACCAAGACAATACAGTGGGATGCTGTCCTGAGCAGCAGCGCACTCTACGTGGAGATACCTCTTGACCCTCTTCCTGAAGGCAGTAAGGAGAG CTTTGCGGCTCTCTTGGAGTATGCTGAAGAACATCTGAAAGTCGTTAGCGTGTTTGTCTGCTTTTACAAGAACAGAGATGATCGTG CTAAGCTGGTGCGTACATTCAGTTTCCTGGGCTTTGAGATTGTGAAACCGGGCCATGCCCTCGTCCCGCCTCGACCCGATGTATTCTTCATGGCCTACAATTTTGACAGGGACTCCTCAGATGAGGAGTAG